From Panicum hallii strain FIL2 chromosome 2, PHallii_v3.1, whole genome shotgun sequence, a single genomic window includes:
- the LOC112880700 gene encoding probable serine/threonine-protein kinase PBL7, with amino-acid sequence MSCLPCSGSSGKDAKSLEALSPSPRPAAKSAPVRSNSRASGSRKEDSVPVRRGGNTSHGPAQIFTFRELAIATKNFRKDCLLGEGGFGRVYKGRMENGQVIAVKQLDRNGFQGNREFLVEVLMLSLLHHPNLVRLIGYCADGDQRLLVYEYMALGSLENHLYDKEPLDWNTRMKIAAGAAKGLEYLHDKANPPVIYRDFKSSNILLGEDYYPKLSDFGLAKLGPVGDKTHVSTRVMGTYGYCAPEYAMTGQLTVKSDVYSFGVVFLELITGRKAIDHTQPSGEQNLVAWARPLFRDRRKFCQLADPLLQGRYPKRGLYQALAVAAMCLQEQAASRPLIGDVVTALSYLASHPYDPNAPSTKDSRTCPSTPRAKTHRRTTSVPDAQHAAESLMLNFPDLRKDTIRGGEFEQDRTEGSGSSSSSGRNDGLDVPQLLAAVKVDAREK; translated from the exons CTCGCCGTCCCCCCGGCCTGCGGCGAAGTCGGCACCAG TTCGATCAAATTCACGTGCTTCGGGCTCCAGGAAGGAAGATTCTGTACCTGTTCGCAGAGGAGGAAACACTTCACATGGCCCAGCACAGATTTTCACTTTCCGGGAGTTGGCCATTGCTACCAAGAATTTCAGGAAAGATTGCCTGTTGGGAGAAGGTGGCTTTGGTCGTGTGTATAAAGGACGCATGGAAAATGGACAG GTCATTGCTGTGAAGCAACTTGATAGAAATGGCTTTCAAGGAAATCGTGAATTTCTTGTGGAGGTTCTCATGCTAAGTCTCCTACACCACCCTAATCTGGTCAGATTAATTGGCTATTGTGCAGATGGTGATCAGCGCCTCCTAGTTTACGAATACATGGCATTGGGATCACTAGAAAATCATCTGTATG ACAAGGAACCTCTTGACTGGAATACAAGGATGAAAATTGCTGCCGGTGCAGCGAAAGGTCTGGAGTATCTTCATGATAAGGCAAATCCACCtgtcatatacagagatttcaaATCATCAAATATTCTCCTGGGTGAAGACTACTACCCTAAGCTGTCTGATTTTGGGCTTGCAAAACTTGGTCCAGTTGGTGACAAAACTCACGTATCAACACGAGTTATGGGAACATATGGATATTGCGCTCCTGAATATGCCATGACAGGACAGTTGACAGTAAAGTCTGACGTTTACAGCTTTGGTGTTGTGTTCCTTGAACTTATTACAGGCCGCAAAGCAATTGATCACACCCAGCCTTCAGGGGAGCAAAATCTTGTCGCATGG GCACGTCCACTTTTTAGAGACCGAAGAAAGTTCTGCCAACTTGCTGATCCATTGCTGCAAGGCCGCTATCCCAAAAGGGGTTTGTACCAGGCTTTAGCTGTTGCAGCAATGTGTTTGCAGGAGCAAGCAGCATCTAGGCCGCTCATAGGAGATGTTGTCACTGCACTATCTTATCTAGCTTCGCATCCTTACGATCCAAATGCACCCTCCACAAAGGATTCTAGGACCTGCCCTTCTACCCCAAGGGCAAAAACTCACCGACGAACAACCAGTGTTCCTGATGCTCAACATGCTGCTGAGTCACTTATGTTGAACTTCCCAGACTTGAGGAAGGACACTATCAGAGGAGGGGAATTCGAGCAGGATCGTACTGAAGGTTCTGGCAGCAGCAGTAGCTCCGGAAGGAACGATGGTCTGGATGTTCCGCAACTTCTGGCCGCTGTTAAGGTTGATGCCCGTGAGAAATAG
- the LOC112882681 gene encoding lipase-like isoform X2, with protein sequence MGRWRFTGVVVLILLLSAASHGRELPVKKSGQSFVYNHTLAKSLVEYASAVYMTDLTALYTWTCSRCNDLTQGFEMRSLIVDVENCLQAFVGVAHNLNSIVVAIRGTQENSVQNWIKDLIWKQLDLSYPNMPNAKVHSGFFSSYNNTILRLAITSAVRKARKSYGNISVIVTGHSMGGAMASFCALDLAMKLGSDSVQLMTFGQPRVGNAAFASYFAKYVPNTIRVTHGHDIVPHLPPYFSFLPQLTYHHFPREVWVHDSEGNTTEQICDNSGEDPKCCRCISMFSLSIQDHFTYLGVDMEADDWSTCRIIGAQSIKKFYKELTSNIIMAKHNVDVSIVEPSKQRDLSSFR encoded by the exons ATGGGTAGATGGAGGTTCACCGGCGTGGTGGTTCTCATACTCTTGCTGTCTGCTGCTTCTCATGGAAGAG AGCTGCCTGTCAAGAAAAGTGGCCAGAGTTTTGTCTACAATCACACTCTTGCAAAATCTCTTGTGGAATATGCTTCAGCA GTGTATATGACAGATTTAACTGCTCTGTATACATGGACATGCTCAAGATGCAATGACCTGACCCAA GGCTTTGAGATGAGATCTCTAATTGTTGATGTGGAGAACTGCTTGCAG GCGTTTGTTGGTGTAGCTCATAATCTAAATTCGATTGTTGTTGCAATCAGAGGAACTCAAGAGAACAG TGTACAGAATTGGATTAAGGACTTGATATGGAAGCAGCTTGATCTAAGCTATCCAAACATGCCGAATGCAAAG GTGCACAGTGGATTTTTCTCCTCCTATAATAATACAATTTTGCGTCTAGCTATCACAAGTGCTGTTCGCAAGGCCAGAAAATCATACGGGAATATCAGTGTCATAGTGACAGGCCACTCAATGGGAGGAGCCATGGCTTCTTTTTGTGCACTCGACCTTGCT ATGAAACTTGGAAGTGACAGTGTGCAACTCATGACGTTCGGGCAGCCTCGTGTTGGCAATGCTGCATTTGCCTCATACTTTGCCAAATATGTGCCCAACACAATTCGAGTGACACACGGACATGATATTGTGCCACATTTGCCGCCTTATTTCTCCTTTCTCCCCCAGCTGACATACCACCACTTCCCAAGAGAG GTTTGGGTCCATGATTCTGAAGGCAACACAACTGAACAGATTTGTGACAATAGTGGTGAAGACCCAAAGTGCTGCAG GTGCATCTCCATGTTCAGCTTGAGCATTCAGGACCATTTCACCTACCTGGGAGTCGATATGGAAGCAGATGACTGGAGCACCTGTAGAATCATTGGAGCTCAAAGCATTAAGAAATTCTATAAGGAGCTCACCAGCAATATTATCATGGCAAAGCACAATGTCGACGTCTCCATTGTTGAACCTAGCAAGCAGAGAGATTTGAGTAGTTTTAGATAG
- the LOC112882681 gene encoding lipase-like isoform X1 has product MGRWRFTGVVVLILLLSAASHGRELPVKKSGQSFVYNHTLAKSLVEYASAVYMTDLTALYTWTCSRCNDLTQGFEMRSLIVDVENCLQAFVGVAHNLNSIVVAIRGTQENSVQNWIKDLIWKQLDLSYPNMPNAKVHSGFFSSYNNTILRLAITSAVRKARKSYGNISVIVTGHSMGGAMASFCALDLAQNISTQMKLGSDSVQLMTFGQPRVGNAAFASYFAKYVPNTIRVTHGHDIVPHLPPYFSFLPQLTYHHFPREVWVHDSEGNTTEQICDNSGEDPKCCRCISMFSLSIQDHFTYLGVDMEADDWSTCRIIGAQSIKKFYKELTSNIIMAKHNVDVSIVEPSKQRDLSSFR; this is encoded by the exons ATGGGTAGATGGAGGTTCACCGGCGTGGTGGTTCTCATACTCTTGCTGTCTGCTGCTTCTCATGGAAGAG AGCTGCCTGTCAAGAAAAGTGGCCAGAGTTTTGTCTACAATCACACTCTTGCAAAATCTCTTGTGGAATATGCTTCAGCA GTGTATATGACAGATTTAACTGCTCTGTATACATGGACATGCTCAAGATGCAATGACCTGACCCAA GGCTTTGAGATGAGATCTCTAATTGTTGATGTGGAGAACTGCTTGCAG GCGTTTGTTGGTGTAGCTCATAATCTAAATTCGATTGTTGTTGCAATCAGAGGAACTCAAGAGAACAG TGTACAGAATTGGATTAAGGACTTGATATGGAAGCAGCTTGATCTAAGCTATCCAAACATGCCGAATGCAAAG GTGCACAGTGGATTTTTCTCCTCCTATAATAATACAATTTTGCGTCTAGCTATCACAAGTGCTGTTCGCAAGGCCAGAAAATCATACGGGAATATCAGTGTCATAGTGACAGGCCACTCAATGGGAGGAGCCATGGCTTCTTTTTGTGCACTCGACCTTGCT CAAAACATTTCTACACAGATGAAACTTGGAAGTGACAGTGTGCAACTCATGACGTTCGGGCAGCCTCGTGTTGGCAATGCTGCATTTGCCTCATACTTTGCCAAATATGTGCCCAACACAATTCGAGTGACACACGGACATGATATTGTGCCACATTTGCCGCCTTATTTCTCCTTTCTCCCCCAGCTGACATACCACCACTTCCCAAGAGAG GTTTGGGTCCATGATTCTGAAGGCAACACAACTGAACAGATTTGTGACAATAGTGGTGAAGACCCAAAGTGCTGCAG GTGCATCTCCATGTTCAGCTTGAGCATTCAGGACCATTTCACCTACCTGGGAGTCGATATGGAAGCAGATGACTGGAGCACCTGTAGAATCATTGGAGCTCAAAGCATTAAGAAATTCTATAAGGAGCTCACCAGCAATATTATCATGGCAAAGCACAATGTCGACGTCTCCATTGTTGAACCTAGCAAGCAGAGAGATTTGAGTAGTTTTAGATAG
- the LOC112882681 gene encoding lipase-like isoform X3 codes for MTDLTALYTWTCSRCNDLTQGFEMRSLIVDVENCLQAFVGVAHNLNSIVVAIRGTQENSVQNWIKDLIWKQLDLSYPNMPNAKVHSGFFSSYNNTILRLAITSAVRKARKSYGNISVIVTGHSMGGAMASFCALDLAQNISTQMKLGSDSVQLMTFGQPRVGNAAFASYFAKYVPNTIRVTHGHDIVPHLPPYFSFLPQLTYHHFPREVWVHDSEGNTTEQICDNSGEDPKCCRCISMFSLSIQDHFTYLGVDMEADDWSTCRIIGAQSIKKFYKELTSNIIMAKHNVDVSIVEPSKQRDLSSFR; via the exons ATGACAGATTTAACTGCTCTGTATACATGGACATGCTCAAGATGCAATGACCTGACCCAA GGCTTTGAGATGAGATCTCTAATTGTTGATGTGGAGAACTGCTTGCAG GCGTTTGTTGGTGTAGCTCATAATCTAAATTCGATTGTTGTTGCAATCAGAGGAACTCAAGAGAACAG TGTACAGAATTGGATTAAGGACTTGATATGGAAGCAGCTTGATCTAAGCTATCCAAACATGCCGAATGCAAAG GTGCACAGTGGATTTTTCTCCTCCTATAATAATACAATTTTGCGTCTAGCTATCACAAGTGCTGTTCGCAAGGCCAGAAAATCATACGGGAATATCAGTGTCATAGTGACAGGCCACTCAATGGGAGGAGCCATGGCTTCTTTTTGTGCACTCGACCTTGCT CAAAACATTTCTACACAGATGAAACTTGGAAGTGACAGTGTGCAACTCATGACGTTCGGGCAGCCTCGTGTTGGCAATGCTGCATTTGCCTCATACTTTGCCAAATATGTGCCCAACACAATTCGAGTGACACACGGACATGATATTGTGCCACATTTGCCGCCTTATTTCTCCTTTCTCCCCCAGCTGACATACCACCACTTCCCAAGAGAG GTTTGGGTCCATGATTCTGAAGGCAACACAACTGAACAGATTTGTGACAATAGTGGTGAAGACCCAAAGTGCTGCAG GTGCATCTCCATGTTCAGCTTGAGCATTCAGGACCATTTCACCTACCTGGGAGTCGATATGGAAGCAGATGACTGGAGCACCTGTAGAATCATTGGAGCTCAAAGCATTAAGAAATTCTATAAGGAGCTCACCAGCAATATTATCATGGCAAAGCACAATGTCGACGTCTCCATTGTTGAACCTAGCAAGCAGAGAGATTTGAGTAGTTTTAGATAG
- the LOC112881357 gene encoding zinc finger CCCH domain-containing protein 10-like → MKVVVITLFELSQLRQSQDFRRCSYGCRRWAASSGGADPSDPTTWYAWAHRGHRLWAAMADAFWVYVYKVQRCPQVGNHDWTACPYAHKGERARRRDPRNFSYLAVTCPAFRESQQQQHLARTGAAPSCVRGLRCRYAHGVFELWLHPARFRTVMCEGGLRCPRRVCFFAHFPAELRGENDPVPLDGLPPLPPRVPRAPPSPAAPLSFPRRVDLAMQAMPGKVRLYGGAAGESQSPSAPAAAAEPVAAPVPALPPPPASPDDKEEPAVQNSRRASEDGSEDGDYPHFDLIKDMVL, encoded by the exons ATGAAGGTCGTCGTCATAACGCTCTTCGAGCTCTCTCAG CTTCGTCAATCTCAAGATTTCCGGAGGTGCTCATATGG GTGCCGACGGTGGGCGgcgtcgagcggcggcgcggacccGAGCGACCCCACGACGTGGTACGCGTGGGCGCACCGCGGGCACCGGCTGTGGGCGGCCATGGCGGACGCGTTCTGGGTGTACGTCTACAAGGTGCAGCGGTGCCCGCAGGTGGGCAACCACGACTGGACGGCGTGCCCGTATGCCCACAAGGGGGAGCGCGCCCGGCGGCGGGACCCGCGCAACTTCTCGTACCTCGCGGTGACCTGCCCGGCGTTCCGCGagtcgcagcagcagcagcacctggCGCGGACGGGGGCGGCGCCGTCCTGCGTGCGCGGGCTCCGCTGCCGGTACGCGCACGGCGTCTTCGAGCTGTGGCTGCACCCGGCGCGGTTCCGCACCGTCATGTGCGAGGGCGGGCTGCGGTGCCCGCGCCGGGTCTGCTTCTTCGCGCACTTCCCGGCCGAGCTCAGGGGCGAGAACGACCCCGTGCCGCTCGACGGcctcccgccgctgccgccccgcgtcccgcgcgccccgccgtcCCCTGCTGCGCCCCTCTCCTTCCCGCGCCGGGTCGACCTCGCCATGCAGGCCATGCCCGGCAAGGTCCGCCTCtacggcggcgctgctggcgaATCGCAGTCGCCATCCGCACCAGCTGCCGCGGCGGAGCCTGTAGCGGCGCCGGTgccggcgctgccgccgccgccggcctcgccgGACGACAAAGAGGAGCCCGCCGTCCAGAACAGCCGCCGCGCGTCGGAGGACGGCTCCGAGGACGGCGACTACCCTCATTTCGATCTCATCAAGGACATGGTGCTCTGA
- the LOC112881359 gene encoding uncharacterized protein LOC112881359: MEQHLGNATSSGTFFHQLSDLWKSPRGAVIRIQALAMVAIVWTFFLAAFGSCRRWSNHWFFQKGFLVATGLSLSVGTYCIGLMQTSSVKSEMYPIWCVSLFTLFGCVDSATSYSLDHKGPLWKMIFQLFLYCGYVLLISFSTISSNVGRIAIGMLSAITFVKGFHRSLALVLPSRLREKMSVLIHTRERDFFRVFFNEPERRCMYQVDWSLDKEAGNDPMIRFSDIWDCMKTAQVSDFATYRDVCFSIALSFMMQARFFGQMKDYGLRSLKEVDLGWLLATRDGTIGYEWGFKVIELELAFLYDLFFTSNAFVHYYQARAATIWSFASVIGICFVGVAAAIPGTWRTSPSTNGGGGGSGDTIVVDTTVADLTVTLVILSSLACLQVLQLLFSWSSNWSRVALACDYVRAKRRSSCGDDPVRPNRRMKVKAFLQRRVNNLFERYSWQNKLGQYSLMDSVSVRRREPRGPCVTAGTRIESTLWKKPKKSCARLLEVLGFKYVERALQELWSSGTGAAVELHPDVKEAIAGFLSKLRPGASSVRNWQSLLEANGVHDYFLEKGVRDYVCLRLEINAADPYSILKWHIATWYCEECGSSRGGGGDGGSSSSVEKNHRVATTLSRYCAYLCVSAPDLLPGDNSRGLGMYRAAARSASRHLYGKDTLEAMERAPSMRVAHWSLREGVSLGKELEEKMSVTERWEALAKVWVTMLVYAAPSNKMEVHIRHLAQGGELISHVWALLTHAGITGWPDDLFQRDTSDEEPEDDISHEDTTDEREEDDDEATV, from the coding sequence ATGGAGCAGCACTTGGGGAATGCAACGTCAAGCGGCACCTTCTTTCACCAACTGTCAGATCTGTGGAAGAGCCCCAGGGGAGCTGTGATCCGCATCCAggcattggcgatggtggctaTTGTTTGGACCTTCTTCCTTGCAGCATTCGGGTCCTGCCGCCGCTGGTCCAACCACTGGTTTTTCCAAAAGGGCTTCTTGGTTGCAACTGGGTTGTCATTGTCCGTGGGCACATACTGCATTGGCTTGATGCAAACTTCATCGGTGAAGAGCGAGATGTACCCTATCTGGTGTGTATCCTTGTTCACCCTTTTCGGCTGCGTCGACTCAGCAACTAGCTACAGTCTGGACCACAAGGGCCCGCTCTGGAAGATGATCTTTCAGCTTTTCCTCTACTGTGGATACGTGCTGCTAATTAGTTTCTCAACCATCTCCAGTAACGTTGGTAGGATAGCAATCGGCATGCTGTCCGCCATCACCTTCGTCAAGGGCTTCCATAGGTCACTGGCCCTGGTGCTGCCAAGCAGACTGCGAGAGAAGATGAGTGTGCTAATACACACTAGGGAAAGAGATTTTTTCAGAGTGTTTTTTAATGAGCCTGAGAGAAGGTGTATGTATCAGGTGGATTGGTCCCTTGACAAGGAAGCTGGTAATGATCCAATGATCAGATTTTCTGATATATGGGACTGCATGAAGACTGCGCAGGTGTCAGATTTCGCTACCTACAGGGATGTGTGCTTCTCCATCGCTCTGTCCTTTATGATGCAGGCGCGTTTTTTTGGGCAGATGAAGGACTATGGGCTCCGGTCTCTTAAAGAGGTTGACTTGGGATGGCTTTTGGCGACAAGGGATGGAACCATCGGCTACGAGTGGGGCTTCAAAGTGATCGAGCTAGAGTTGGCCTTTCTGTATGACCTGTTCTTCACCAGCAATGCATTTGTTCACTATTATCAAGCAAGAGCTGCAACCATTTGGTCGTTCGCTTCCGTCATCGGGATATGCTTCGTTGGAGTAGCTGCTGCCATACCTGGGACGTGGAGGACTTCACCTTCTACTaacggtggaggtggtggtagtGGCGACACCATCGTGGTGGACACTACAGTAGCAGACCTTACTGTCACTCTTGTCATACTATCATCCCTGGCTTGCCTGCAAGTACTGCAATTGCTTTTCTCTTGGTCCTCAAATTGGTCGAGAGTGGCCTTGGCTTGCGATTACGTAAGGGCTAAAAGACGCAGCAGCTGTGGAGATGACCCAGTCAGGCCCAACCGCCGGATGAAAGTAAAGGCGTTTCTTCAGCGGAGGGTCAATAACCTGTTCGAAAGATACTCATGGCAAAATAAGCTAGGGCAGTACTCGTTAATGGATTCTGTATCAGTCCGCAGGAGAGAACCCAGGGGCCCCTGCGTTACTGCTGGTACAAGGATCGAATCGACACTGTGGAAAAAGCCCAAGAAATCGTGTGCCCGTCTCTTAGAGGTGCTTGGATTCAAGTACGTTGAACGAGCGCTCCAGGAATTGTGGAGCAGCGGTACAGGAGCCGCCGTTGAGTTGCATCCGGATGTGAAGGAAGCCATCGCTGGATTCCTCAGTAAGCTCAGGCCCGGTGCGTCGTCAGTGAGGAACTGGCAATCCTTGTTGGAAGCAAACGGAGTGCATGATTACTTTCTAGAGAAGGGAGTGCGCGATTATGTATGCCTTCGCCTTGAGATTAACGCTGCTGATCCCTACTCCATTCTGAAGTGGCACATCGCGACATGGTACTGTGAAGAGTGCGGCTCGTCACGAGGCGGCGGGGGCGACGGGGGATCGTCGTCGTCGGTGGAGAAGAACCACCGCGTCGCCACAACCCTGTCCAGGTACTGCGCGTACCTGTGCGTCTCGGCGCCAGATCTACTCCCTGGGGACAACAGCCGCGGTCTGGGCATGTACCGCGCCGCTGCACGGTCTGCATCGCGACACTTGTATGGGAAGGACACGTTGGAGGCAATGGAAAGAGCGCCTTCCATGCGCGTAGCCCACTGGTCCTTGCGAGAGGGTGTGAGCTTGGGGAAGGAACTCGAGGAGAAGATGTCTGTGACCGAGCGCTGGGAGGCGCTGGCAAAGGTCTGGGTCACCATGCTGGTCTACGCCGCGCCGTCCAACAAAATGGAGGTGCACATAAGGCACCTCGCGCAGGGTGGCGAGCTCATCAGCCATGTCTGGGCTCTGCTGACCCACGCCGGCATCACAGGGTGGCCGGATGATCTGTTCCAACGAGACACATCCGACGAAGAACCGGAAGACGACATCTCTCACGAGGATACCACTGATGAGCGGGAAGAAGATGATGACGAGGCCACTGTGTAA
- the LOC112882298 gene encoding premnaspirodiene oxygenase-like — MKHTQIAMADLPLYLLVIPLLLAIPLLYLRRRSTRGHGSSALRLPPSPWALPVIGHIHHLAGGALPHHAMRDLARRLGPLMLLRLGELPVLVASSADAARDIMRSNDLTFATRPITPTAKILLGEGSYGLVFAPYGDGWRQLRRICTMELFSARRVRSFRAVREEEVRRLLQSVAASTSPVNMSEMVSAYVADASVRSIIGSRFRDRETFLRLLERRLKNVPAQSLPDLFPSLRLAMLLSPTPRRMRSQREEMMAFVGTIIQEHQENRATSVDEEDLLDVLLRIQREDELDPPLTTENIKAVIIDIFGGSSETSATTLQWIMAELMKNPRVMRKAQDEVRRVLAGQEIVTEDSLGDLHYLPLVIKEALRLHPPAPLLIPRECRSPCQVLGFDVPAGAMVLVNAWAIGRDPRHWDAPEEFVPERFEDSGVDFKGMDFEFIPFGAGRRMCPGIGFGLANMELALACLLYHFDWELPDRIEPDELDMTERQGITTRRLSDLLLVPTVRVPL; from the exons ATGAAGCACACACAAATCGCCATGGCTGACCTTCCACTCTACCTACTCGTGATCCCTCTGCTCCTCGCCATCCCACTCCTctacctccgccgccggtcaaCGCGCGGGCATGGCAGCAGCGCGCTACGTCTCCCTCCGTCGCCGTGGGCGCTGCCGGTCATCGGTCACATCCAccacctcgccggcggcgcgctCCCGCACCACGCCATGCGCGACCtcgcgcggcggctcggcccgctCATGCTGCTTCGCCTCGGCGAGCTCCCGGTCCTCGTCGCCTCCTCGGCCGACGCGGCGCGCGACATCATGCGGTCCAACGACCTCACCTTCGCGACGCGGCCCATCACCCCGACGGCCAAGATCCTGCTCGGCGAGGGCAGCTACGGCCTCGTGTTCGCGCCCTACGGCGACGGGTGGCGGCAGCTCCGCAGGATCTGCACCATGGAGCTCTTCAGCGCGCGCCGGGTCCGGTCCTTCCGGGccgtgcgcgaggaggaggtccgccGCCTGCTCCAGTCCGTGGCCGCGTCGACCTCGCCGGTGAACATGAGCGAGATGGTGTCGGCGTACGTGGCCGACGCGTCGGTGCGCTCCATCATCGGCAGCAGGTTCAGGGACAGGGAGACGTTCCTGCGGCTGCTGGAGCGGCGGCTCAAGAACGTGCCGGCGCAGAGCCTGCCGGATCTCTTCCCGTCCTTGCGACTGGCGATGCTCCTCAGCCCGACGCCGCGCCGGATGCGGAGCCAGCGGGAGGAGATGATGGCGTTCGTCGGCACCATCATCCAGGAGCACCAGGAGAACAGAGCCACCAGCGTTGACGAGGAGGATTTGCTGGACGTGCTCTTGAGGATACAGAGGGAGGACGAGCTGGATCCACCGCTCACCACCGAGAACATCAAGGCCGTCATCATC GATATCTTTGGTGGGAGCAGCGAGACATCGGCGACGACGCTCCAGTGGATCATGGCGGAGCTCATGAAGAACCCGAGAGTGATGCGCAAGGCGCAGGACGAGGTCCGGCGCGTCCTCGCAGGGCAGGAGATCGTCACGGAGGACAGCCTCGGCGACCTACATTACCTGCCACTCGTCATCAAGGAGGCGCTCCGGTTGCATCCGCCCGCGCCTCTGCTGATTCCGCGGGAGTGCCGGAGCCCATGCCAGGTCCTCGGGTTCGACGTGCCGGCGGGAGCGATGGTGCTCGTCAACGCGTGGGCGATCGGGCGGGACCCGAGGCACTGGGACGCGCCGGAGGAGTTCGTGCCTGAGAGGTTCGAGGACAGCGGCGTCGACTTCAAGGGGATGGACTTCGAGTTCATCCCGTttggcgcggggcggcggatGTGCCCGGGCATAGGGTTTGGGCTGGCCAACATGGAGCTTGCGCTCGCTTGCCTTCTCTACCACTTCGACTGGGAGTTGCCGGACAGGATTGAGCCCGACGAGCTGGACATGACGGAGAGGCAGGGGATCACGACCCGCCGGCTCTCCGACCTCTTGCTTGTCCCCACGGTCCGCGTGCCGCTCTGA